A single window of Neisseria sp. KEM232 DNA harbors:
- a CDS encoding four-helix bundle copper-binding protein, whose protein sequence is MNRRQFIGSTAAVSLAAAASLAKAHDHHAHHHAAPAANPYDEARLAAGHCLAAGQVCLAHCIALLNQGDTSMKDCSVAVNQMLALCGALQNLAAQKSQLVPALAKLCAQACKQCAAACKAHAGHHAECKACYESCTTCVKACEKIAA, encoded by the coding sequence GTGAACCGACGCCAATTCATCGGCAGCACCGCCGCGGTTTCCCTCGCCGCCGCCGCTTCGCTGGCCAAAGCCCACGACCACCATGCCCACCACCACGCCGCACCCGCCGCCAATCCCTACGACGAAGCGCGTTTGGCTGCCGGCCACTGCCTTGCCGCAGGGCAGGTCTGCCTTGCGCACTGCATCGCCCTGCTCAATCAGGGCGACACAAGCATGAAAGACTGCTCCGTGGCCGTGAACCAGATGCTCGCCCTGTGCGGCGCGCTGCAAAACCTCGCCGCGCAGAAATCGCAGCTCGTGCCCGCGCTGGCCAAGCTGTGCGCCCAAGCCTGCAAACAGTGCGCCGCCGCCTGCAAAGCGCACGCGGGACACCACGCCGAATGCAAAGCGTGCTACGAATCCTGCACCACCTGCGTCAAAGCCTGCGAAAAAATCGCCGCCTGA